TTTAATCAGGCTGTCCATTTCGCCTTCAACCTGTATCAACACTCCGGTGCCGTCGTCCCGCGCCAGGATTTTCACTCCGGCCAGGTTGGCCAGGGCCGCGCTATCCACCGGCTGGCGAAAGCGAACGCGCGCCCGGCGCAGGGCGCGATTGATGAGCGCCGCCGTTTCCGCCACTTCCACAACCACGCCTTGCCGGATGATGGCGACGCGATCGGTTATTTCCTGCACCTCGCTGAGGATGTGGGAGGAGAGGAACACGGTTGCGCCCCCGGCCTTTGCTTCTCGAATCAGGCGCAGTGTTTCTTGCTGGATCAAAGGGTCGAGGCCGAGAGTCGGCTCGTCCAAGAGGAGCAGTTCGGGGCGGTGCATCAACGCCTGAACGAGGCCGACCTTCTGCTTGTTGCCTTTCGAGAGATTCTTGATCGGGGTTTTGAGGTCGAGATCGAGTCTTTCAGCCAGGCGGCGGGTGAAGTTCCAATCTGCTTTGTTGCCGCGCAAGCGGTTGAAGAATCGCAATGCGCCCTCGACTGTCATATTGTCCTCGAGGCGCAGTTCGCCGGGAAGGTAGCCGGCGCGAGCGCGCACGGCCAGCGGGTCGGCCTGAGGGTCGAGGCCGAGGACGCGCACCGTGCCGCCGTTGGGGCGGATGAGGTCGAGCAGGCAGCGGATGGCAGTGGTTTTGCCGGCTCCGTTCGGGCCGAGGAAACCGAAGACTTCGCCCTGGCATACTTCGAGAGTCACGCCTTGCAGGGCGTGGACGTGGCCGTAGGATTTTGTCAGGCCCTGGGTGGTGATAACAATGCTTTGATTCATAGGACAACTCCTGTTGTTAGAGACTGTTCCAAATCCCTGTCGGAGTTCGTCCCGCAGTTGCACTGCGGGGCGCGGACGGCAGTGCAACTGCCGCCCAACAGGTTAAGACGCTTTCTTAGATCGCCGCCTCAGGCAAGATGCTCGTGGCTGGCCTTCTCCAAATTGCAATAGAGCAAATCCGGCTCGCACCCGGCGCACTCCAACTGTAAGGCGGCGTGGGCGATGCCGTATTTGTGGTTCAGCAGTTCGTTGAGGTCGCGCTGAATCACTGCGCCCGTGCTGATGAGCACGTCGTCGGTCAGGATGTGGGCCGAGAGGGCGCGCATGGCTTGGGTGATGCTCCACACGTGCAGGTCGTGGACGCCGCGCACGCCCTTCACGTTTTTTAGATCGCTCACCATCGCGTTCATATCCAGATTGTGCGGCGTGCCTTCGAGCAAAATGTCGGCGCTCTCGCGGACGATG
This genomic stretch from Chloroflexota bacterium harbors:
- a CDS encoding ABC transporter ATP-binding protein, giving the protein MNQSIVITTQGLTKSYGHVHALQGVTLEVCQGEVFGFLGPNGAGKTTAIRCLLDLIRPNGGTVRVLGLDPQADPLAVRARAGYLPGELRLEDNMTVEGALRFFNRLRGNKADWNFTRRLAERLDLDLKTPIKNLSKGNKQKVGLVQALMHRPELLLLDEPTLGLDPLIQQETLRLIREAKAGGATVFLSSHILSEVQEITDRVAIIRQGVVVEVAETAALINRALRRARVRFRQPVDSAALANLAGVKILARDDGTGVLIQVEGEMDSLIKTLAVYPVSDFETERPSLEEIFLTYYESGRKEDN